The DNA sequence CCGAACAGGCCCCGGTGGACGACCTGTTCGCCGACCCGGCGCACCCCTACACCCGGGGGCTCCTCGACTCCCTCCCTCGGCTGGACGACGCCGACGACGAGCCGCTGCGGGCCATCCCCGGCTCCCCGCCCTCCCTGCTCGCCCCGGCCCCGGGATGCGCCTTCGCCCCGCGCTGCCCCGTGGCCGCCGCGGCCGAGGACGCGGACCGCGAGCGCTGCGCCACGGTGCGGCCCGCACTGCGCCCCTACGGCGACGCCGGCCGCGAGTCCGCCTGCCACTTCGCGGGCGCCGTCCGGGAGGTGACCCGATGACCACGACGAACCAGCCGGACACCGGCGCCGACCGGGTCCCGGCGGCCCGCGGCGGGACCCCTCCGCCGCTGCTGCGGGTGCGCGACCTGACGATGTCCTTCCCCGGCAAACGGACCGCGACCGGGCGCCGGGGGGCGCCCGTGCGCGCCGTCGACGGAGTCTCCTTCGACCTGGAGGCCGGCCGGACCCTGGGCCTCGTGGGCGAATCGGGCTGCGGCAAGTCCACCACCGGGCGGATGCTGGTCCGGCTGCTGGAACCGACCTCCGGAAGCGTCGAGTTCGACGGCAAGGACATCAGCCGGCTCTCCCAGGGCGCCCTGCGGCCCCTGCGGCGGAACCTCCAGATGGTCTTCCAGGACCCGCACTCCTCCCTCAACCCCCGCCAGACGGTGGCCCGGATCATCTCCGACCCACTGCTGGTGCAGGGTTCGAGCGCGGCGGACGCCCGCCGCCGGGCCGCCGAACTGATGGAGCTCGTCGGACTGATCCCGGAGCACATCGACCGCTATCCGCACGAGTTCTCCGGCGGTCAGGCGCAGCGCATCGGCATCGCCCGGTCGCTCGCCACCAGCCCCCGGCTGATCATCGCCGACGAACCGGTCTCGGCGCTCGACGTCTCCGTACAGGCACAGATCGTCAACCTGATGGAGCGGCTGCGCGCCGAACTGGGCCTGGCCTACGTGTTCATCGCGCACGACCTCTCGGTCGTCAAACGGGTCAGCGACCGGGTCGCGGTCATGTACCTCGGCCGGATCGTGGAAATGGGCGACAAGAAGTCGCTCTACGAGAACCCCCAGCACCCTTACACCAGGGCGCTGTTGTCCGCCGTTCCGCTGCCCGACCCGGCGGCTGAGCGGCGGCGCGAGCGGATCGTGCTGCTCGGCGACCCGCCGAGTCCGGCCGCCCCGCCCCCCGGCTGCACCTTCCACCCCAGGTGCCCGGTGGCGCAGG is a window from the Streptomyces sp. NBC_01244 genome containing:
- a CDS encoding ABC transporter ATP-binding protein, which gives rise to MTTTNQPDTGADRVPAARGGTPPPLLRVRDLTMSFPGKRTATGRRGAPVRAVDGVSFDLEAGRTLGLVGESGCGKSTTGRMLVRLLEPTSGSVEFDGKDISRLSQGALRPLRRNLQMVFQDPHSSLNPRQTVARIISDPLLVQGSSAADARRRAAELMELVGLIPEHIDRYPHEFSGGQAQRIGIARSLATSPRLIIADEPVSALDVSVQAQIVNLMERLRAELGLAYVFIAHDLSVVKRVSDRVAVMYLGRIVEMGDKKSLYENPQHPYTRALLSAVPLPDPAAERRRERIVLLGDPPSPAAPPPGCTFHPRCPVAQEICRTERPLLRTVASREVACHMA